One genomic window of Hydra vulgaris chromosome 03, alternate assembly HydraT2T_AEP includes the following:
- the LOC136078343 gene encoding V-type ATP synthase subunit E 2-like — translation MDITMKNIEKMISSKLEEHKKSILKETERLFKDQEKSFTSIISANLKIITDRLDMLENDIINNKCKISNIEKDLRDIKDSLNFQENNISEKISQIKKYYDKEINSLYKKSIEKAVKEIFKTKLKIQSEVVVERAHRIGQFEDNKPRTLVIKLLNFQDKNKILNAVKYLKGTDLYINEDFAQETIYHRRKLWEEVKKLRSEDILLFLEIFR, via the coding sequence atggatATTACGATGAAAAACATCGAAAAAATGATTTCTAGTAAGCTTgaagaacataaaaaaagtattctcaAAGAAACGGAACGCTTATTTAAAGACCAGGAAAAATCATTTACCTCAATTATCAGTGCAAATCTCAAAATTATCACAGATAGATTAGACATGCTAGAGAATGACATTAttaacaacaaatgtaaaatatcaaatatagaaaaagaCCTACGTGACATTAAAGACAGcctaaattttcaagaaaataacATCTCGgaaaaaatatcacaaataaAGAAATACTACGACAAAGAAATcaattcattatataaaaaatccatcgaaaaagctgttaaagaaattttcaaaacaaaactgaaAATACAAAGCGAAGTAGTGGTTGAACGAGCTCATCGTATCGGACAATTTGAAGACAACAAACCAAGAAcattagttataaaacttttaaacttccaagacaaaaacaaaattctcaaTGCTGTAAAGTATCTTAAAGGAACTGACCTATACATAAATGAAGACTTCGCTCAAGAAACAATATATCATCGAAGAAAGCTCTGGgaagaagttaaaaaactaaGAAGCGAAG